The DNA sequence GTGGCAATGTCCTCGACCGGCAGTTCCAGCAGCTCGGCCCACAGTTGCTGCAATTGTGTTTCCAGGGCGTTCTGCGGCTGGCGCCGCTGGCTGCCGACATGGACCTGCACCGCCGTTGCCAGCAATGCCCGGCGATCGACCTTGCCGTTGCTGGTGTAAGGCAGGCTGGGCAATTCGACATAGGCCGCCGGGTGCATGTAGCTGGGCAGCGTGTTTTGCACATGCTCGCGCAAGGCCTGGAGGGCAGCGCCGGGCCGCTCCTCCCGGGGATGCACCAGGAACGCCAGGATCCGCCGCCGCTCATCGACCCCCACCGCCACCTGGCGAAACAACTGGCTGTCCCGCAGGCAGTGTTCGATTTCCTCGGGCTCGACCCGAAAGCCACGGATCTTCACCTGATTATCGCGACGTCCACTCAGCTCAATGCCACTGTCGGTCCACTGGCCGATATCGCCAGTGCGATACACCCGCAAGGTTTGCCCGGCGGGCAGCGTCAGGTTGAGGTAACGGGTCGCGGTCAGTGTCGGGTCGTTCAGATAGCCCAGGCCCACCCCCGGCCCGGCGATGTACAGCTCGCCTGGCGTGCCTTGCGGTACGGGCTGCAGCTGTTCGTCCAGGATCAGCACCCGGCCATTGGCGATGGGCACGCCGAGGTTGCGGTTGTTGTCGCCGATGCCGAATTGCCGCGTTGTCGCCAGCACCGTGGTTTCGGTCGGGCCATAAATATTGTGGAACCTGCACTGCGGCGCGAGCTGTTCGATCACGAACGGCTCGCAGACATCGCCACCGGTAATCAAGTGGGCCAGGCCCAACGGCGCCTCCAGCGGCATCACGCTCAGGAGTGCGGGCGGCAGGAACGCGTGAGTCACCTGCTGTGCGCCCATCAGTTCCACCAATTGTTGTGGATCGCGGCGCTGGTCTTCGCTGGGGACAACCAGTACCGCGCCCTGGATGAAGGTCGGCAGGATATCCAACAGCGACGCGTCGAAATTGATGGTGGAAAATTGCAGCGCCCGACTGTCGCGCTGCAAGCCGACATAGTCGCCATACCAGGCGCAGAAATGGCTGAGGTTGCGATGGCTGAGCAACACGCCTTTGGGTTGGCCGGTGGTGCCGGAGGTGTAGATCGCCACGGCGGGCTCGTCGATGGCCATCACCCGACGGATCAGCGAGGTCGGGATGCCAGGCTTGGACGCCGGCAGCCGATGCACATTCAGCGTCGGCAGCATGAGGTCGTCCAAGTCGCTGTCGCCGTCGTGCAGCAGCAGGTCTGCCCGGGCGTTCTCCAGGATAAAACGCCGACGTTGCGCCGGGTGTTGCGGGTCCAGCGGCAGGTACACGGCACCACAACCCAGCACCGCCAGGATCGCCGCGTACAGTGGCGCTGACTTGGGCAGGCAGACGCCGATCACCAGCGGTTGGTCGGAGGCTTGCCGAAGCTTTTCCAGCATGGCGTGCTGCAACCTCAGCGCCAGGCCACGCAAGGATTTGTAGTCGGTGAGCTGACCATCGACCCACAGGGCCGGTTGCGTCGCGTCATCGAGCATGCGCTGTTCGATGCTGTGCATCACCGGCACTTCGGCCGCGGTCAATAGCAAGGGTACCGGTGGCCGGTTGAGACGGTGCTCGAAGGCCAATGGCTCCAGGGCATCGAGCGCCTGCAAGGGCTGGTCGGCAGCGTCAGCCTGCACCGTCGGCCAGTGATCGAAGCAGGTTTCATCCCGGGAAAACTGACTGACCAGCCGCGCACCGTCCTCGACCACCGCTGCCAGCGTACGCAGCCGCAGGGACTGGCCGTTGCCGTCGCTGTGCTCGGCGATCATCTGCCGCGACAACAACCGCTGCGCACCGTCGTGAATAACCACCACCGATTGCGGCAATGCCTGATCGGGTATTGCCTGCAATGCCACGCGCACCTGAAGGCACAACCGGGCCTGGATGACGCTCGGCGCCGTACCGTCGTCGATCAACACATCCACCGCATCGTGGCTGGCCAACGATTCATGAGCGACGACCCCATGGCCGTGCAGTTCGAGTTCCTGGGCCAGTTCGGCCATGGCCTGGCTTGTGCCAGACACTGCAATTTCGAGGCGTCTCATCGAAGGGTCCTCATGGGGTCAAGTAGTCGGCGAGGGCGTCGCGTACGCAGGGGGAGGCGAGCATGGAGCTGCCGCGCAAAAAGCGCGTGATGTTGCCCACCAACGGGTGAAAACGATTGATGGGGTAGGCCAGCGCGCTGGCGTCTTCACGCAGCGACTGGCGCACCGATTCGTCGACGGGCAGGTGGGCGATCAGCTCGAAATCGAACGCCTGCTGCAGATCGCTCGCCAAGTACTGGGCGATGAAACCGGGCAGCAATCGCGCAAGCGCCTCGCGGTCCTGGTCGGGCGCGGTGCGCCAATAGATCTGCACCAACCGCGTCCAGAAACCGGAGTGGCGGCCTTCGTCCAGCAAGTGGTCGGCCATCAGTCCCTTGATCGAGGCCTTGACCGAATCATCGCGAGCGAACGCCGCCACTTCGTTGGTCACGGTGTTCTCGGCAATAGCGATGCAGATCAACTCCACGGCGCTGAGCAAATGCTCCGGCGCCTGGGCCAGCGTTGCCGGGATCGCACGGCTGAGTTCGATCTGCGAAGGCAACGGGATCGGTGCGATGCCGGTCATGTCGATGGTCTGCTGCATGAAGTCCATTGCCACCAGGGCGTGGTAATCCTCGTCCACCACCACGGTCATTGCGTCATAGCGGCAGGCGAACGGGAACTCGATGCCGAAGCTGTTCTTGGCGATACGCCGGGCGGTGTGGTCCACCAGTTCTGTCTCGAAAATCACCACGTCGTTGATGAACTTGTAGAGGCTCTGCACCAGCACAAAATCGCGCAGCTGCGGGCAGTGGCTGAGAAAGGTCTGGCTGTGCACCAGCGGCTGACGGCTCATGGGGAAGATCAGCTTGTCGTCGTCCTCCACCCGACGCCGTGGTCGGGTGCGGATGGTGGCGCGGCTTTCCCAGGCATCGGCAAAGGATTGGTATTCAGCGGCGTTCATGGCATCACCTGCGCAACCGGCTGGGCCATGCTCTGGCGCAGACCGTCCCACAGTGCCGCGCGGCTGTGGACGGCGGCGAGGGCAGCGGCCAATACCTCCGTTTCGCGCTGGGGGTCGCCGTCGATCAGCCGGGCCAGCAGTTTTTCCGCCGCCGGGCCGTGGTCTTCGGAGTCGACCTCGATGTGTCGTTGCAGGTAGTAACGAAAGGTCGGCGCCTGATCCAGGCCAATGCCCCAGGCGTCCAGCATGCGCTGGAACATTTGCGGGATGACACTCTCGCGACCATGCACGAACGCGGCGGCGACGCTGTGGGCCGGGGCGTGCAGGGCGGTGTGCAGGGTCTGGCGAACAAAGCGTGCCGCGGCGGGTTCTACCTCGACGCTTTCCAGTGCCGTCTCGGGGCTGACACCTTCCTGCTGCAGAGTGATGAATTGCTCGATCGCACGGGTATCGGCACCGACCTCCCGCATGGCGTCCAGGTACAGTTCGAAATGGCTGCAATAGCCGGCTCCGGGGCGGTCATCCGATTCCTCGCCCAAGACAATTTCGTTGATCAGGCGTGCAGCGTGTGGGTCCGCCGGCGGCAGCCAGGGCAGGTGGACACAGGTCAGCTCGCGCTGCAGCCGTTTGGTCAGTGACATGAAGTCCCATACGGCAAACACGTGGCTTTCCATAAAGCGGCGTAACAGATCAATTGATGTTATTTCGGAAAAAACCGGGTGTTGGCCAAGTTCGTGCTTTTTCAAAAATAATTGTTCTTTGGTTGGCTGCATTGGAACGTCCTCATCAATGATGTTGTGTTCGGAAAGTTGCCCGTTTTTTATTGAGTCGAACGGGCGCCTGAACCGAAGTCCATGATTTACCCAAGTGGCTCAATTTGTTGCTTTGAATGCGTATTGTCGGCTTGGAGCGCCCGATTCTTAAGCGTTGGTCGGAAGCGGACACAGTCGATAACAATTCGACGATTAAAAAACTAATACACAAAACAAGTAAGCGGCAAGAGATTTTTTAATTATTTAAAGTGGCAAGTTTATTAGGCGCGAAGTGGGCTATTAAAACTTTTTATATAAGTTTTATTCAGGCGAAGAGGCTCCTTCCGATTTAGGGGTATCAGAATCGAATAGTTCGAGTGAATGCCTCACTCGGAGCACTTCAGGGATCAGGGAATTAAGAAATTTGTGATTTATGGGAGGGACGCCGGTCGGACAGCCGATCATCCCGCCAGTGGGCGACGCTCCTTGCGTATTGGCTTCGATTCGCTTGGCCTATGGCCAGGCGCTGACTTCTTCAGGTCTGTTTTTTAATCGACAAGCGCAAGAGTGAGCCCAAATCGATGGCAGTGCCATTGAACTGATTGGGCGACGCGCTGCGGCCACGGTCAGACCGCGCTGGGCAGGCGAGCGTAGGGTCGGAAGGATATGTAAGAAGTTTTTACGCCGGCGGGACCGCCGGCGTGGGATCAACGATTTGACTGCTGCTCCAGATACCGGCGCATGGTGACGGAGGCTTTTTCCAGGTGGAGTTCCAGCAAGCCAATGGCTTTATCAATGTCTTTGGCACGCGCGGCGTCAAGCAGCGCGCGGTGATCGTCCTGACTCAACTTGCCCAGCCCCATGGACGACAGATGAAAGCGTAAAAAACGCTCTTCTTCATTGAGCTCGCGCTCGACCAGGTCCAGCAGTTTTCCGTTGGGCGCCTTATGGTAAAGCGACATGTGAAACAGCCGGTTGAGCTTGCCGATCTCTGCGTGGTTGGTTTCCGTTTCCAACTGTTCGATGTATTGGGCGGCCAGGGCCAGATCGCTGTCATCGAGCAGCGGAATGGACAGGCGCAGGGCGAAAGACTCCAGGACCGAACGCAGGGCGTAGGTCTCGACCGCATTGTTGGTGATCAACGGCGCTACCACGGCGCCTTTGTGCTGGACCACATTGAGCAGTGATTGGGCCTCGAGTTGGCGCAACGCCTCGCGTACCGGCATGCGGCTTACTCCGAACAGGTCCGCCAGTTCCTGCTGGCGCAGGGCGGTGCCGCAAGGCAGGCGCCCATCGAGAATGGCTTCGCGCAGGGATTCTTCGATGATCGAGCGTGCCTGGTCAGCGGGAATGGGTCCGTTGACCTGGATAGTGCTGAGCGGTTTGGGCTTCTGTGTCACGACAACGCACCCTGAATGGTTATAGCGAATTGGATCCAAACGAACATTAGTTACAGATTGCCAAGCCGTCAAAGTATCGCGGCCGCGGCTCCTGAACTAAAGTTTAGCGTGCCTGCGGTGATTGCACCCTGCCATTGTTTTTTGCCGGCCCAGGCTTCACCATCCAACGAATTTCCAACGGCCCTTTTCGGACGTATTTCCCTTGGCTGCACCTTCTCCTGTCCTCAGGTCCTTGCGCTGGTTGTGTTCGGCATTGTTGCTGGCCGGCCTCCTGCTGGGCGGCCTGCGGGCTGACTGGGACTTTGCGCAGATCAGCCGACGGGCGCAAGCGATATATGGCCCGCTGGGCGAAGGGCAACAACGAATCGACGCATGGCAACAATTGTTAGCGACCCAGAAGCAGATTCCGGAGCTCGAGCAGCTCAAGGTGGTGAACCTGTTCTTCAACAAACAGGTGCGCTACGTGGAAGACATCGACCTGTGGCATGAGGTCGACTATTGGGAAACGCCGATCCAGGCCCTGTGGAAGGGCGCCGGTGATTGCGAGGACTACGCCATCGCCAAGTACTTCAGCCTGCGTCATCTCGGGGTGTCCAGTGACAAGCTGCGCATCACCTACGTCAAGGCCTTGCGGCAGAACCGTGCGCACATGGTGCTCACCTATTACGCCACGCCCGAGGCGATGCCGCTGGTACTCGACAGCCTGATCGACGGCATCCAGCCGGCCAGCCAGCGAACCGACCTGTTGCCGGTCTACTCTTTCAATGCCGAAGGGCTGTGGCTGCCGGGTGCCAAGGGCAACAAAAAAGTGGGTGACACCAAACGCCTGTCTCGATGGCAGGACGTGTTGAAGAAAATGCAGGCCGAGGGTTTTCCGGTCGAGACGACTAACTAGGAGCGCGCGCTCAGATGTCCTTGTTCAAACAGCTGTTGATCGCTATCTGTCTGTTCCTGGTGGTTGCCTTCAGCGGCAGCTTCATGGTCAGCCTGGAGAGTTCGCGGGCCCAGTACGTCAACCAGTTGCGCTCCCACGCCCAGGACGCGGCCACGGCGCTGGCGCTGTCGTTGACGCCGAACATCGACGACCCGGCGATGGTGGAGCTGATGGTCAGCTCGATCTTCGACAGCGGCTACTACGCCAGCATCCGCGTGGTCGACGTGGCGACCGACAAGACCCTGGTCGAGCGCACCGGCACGCCGGACGCCGGCAGCGTGCCGCAGTGGTTCATTAAGCTCATTGGCCTGGAGCCGGCCGGTGGCGATGCCATCGTCAGCCGCGGCTGGGAGCAGGCGGCGCGAGTCGAAGTGGTCAGCCACCCGATGTTCGCCCTCGCCAAGCTCTGGCAGAGCGCATTGGGCAGCCTGGGCTGGTTGTTGCTGTGCGGTGCCGTGAGCGCGGTGCTGGGGGCCTTGCTGCTGCGTCGCCAGCTCAAGCCGCTGGATTACATGGTGCATCAATCCCATGCCATTGCCCGGCGCGAATTCTTGAGCCTGCCGGAGCTGCCGCGCACCCCTGAGTTGCGTCGTGTGGTGCAGGCGATGAACCAGATGGTCGAGAAGCTCAAGGCGCTGTTCCAGGAGCAGGCCGAGCGCAGCGAGAAACTGCGGGTCGAGTCCTACCAGGACAACCTGACGGGCCTGGCCAACCGGCGTTACTTCGAAATGCAGCTCAATGCCCGGGTGAGTAACCCGGAGCAGGCCAGTTCCGGTTATCTGCTGTTGCTGCGGGTCAAGGACCTGGCCGGTTTGAACCAGCGCCTGGGCGGGCAGCGCACGGACCAGTTACTCATGGCCGTGGGCGAGCAATTGCTGCGTGAGTGCGCCCGGCATCCGGAAACCCACAACCTGGTGACGCGCATCCGCGGCGGCGAGTTCGCCGTGCTGGCGCCAGGGCTGGTCCGTGACGAAGCGCTGCAATTGGCGCAGAACCTCGAAAACGCCTTGGCGAGCTTGCACGCCACTGGCGCGACCGATGTGGCCTCGGTGGCTTCCATCGGACTGGCGCCGTTCATTCATGGCGACTCGCCGCAAGCGGTGCTCCAGCTCGGCGACCAGGCTCTTGCCCAGGCCGAGAGCCAGGGTGAGCCGGGTTGGGCGTGCCTGGACCATAGCGCGTCGGCCAGCGTTGGCGACGATCACCATGCCTGGCATACGTTGCTCGACCAGGCGTTGAGTCATCAGCGTTTTGAGCTGTACTTCCAACCGGTGGTGGCCGCTCAGGACACCCAAGTGGTGTTGCATTACAAAGTTCTGTCGCGATTGCTGGATGAGCACGGCCAGACCATTCCCGCTGGGCGCTTCCTGCCCTGGCTGGAGCGCTTTGGCTGGACTGCGCGGTTGGACCGCTTGATGCTTGAACAAGTGCTCAAGCAGATGGCTGGGCACGAACAGTCCCTGGCGCTGAACCTGTCCTCCGCGACCCTGGCCGACCCTCAGGCGCTGAATAAAATCTTTGAAATCC is a window from the Pseudomonas brassicacearum genome containing:
- a CDS encoding diiron oxygenase; this translates as MNAAEYQSFADAWESRATIRTRPRRRVEDDDKLIFPMSRQPLVHSQTFLSHCPQLRDFVLVQSLYKFINDVVIFETELVDHTARRIAKNSFGIEFPFACRYDAMTVVVDEDYHALVAMDFMQQTIDMTGIAPIPLPSQIELSRAIPATLAQAPEHLLSAVELICIAIAENTVTNEVAAFARDDSVKASIKGLMADHLLDEGRHSGFWTRLVQIYWRTAPDQDREALARLLPGFIAQYLASDLQQAFDFELIAHLPVDESVRQSLREDASALAYPINRFHPLVGNITRFLRGSSMLASPCVRDALADYLTP
- a CDS encoding GntR family transcriptional regulator, which translates into the protein MTQKPKPLSTIQVNGPIPADQARSIIEESLREAILDGRLPCGTALRQQELADLFGVSRMPVREALRQLEAQSLLNVVQHKGAVVAPLITNNAVETYALRSVLESFALRLSIPLLDDSDLALAAQYIEQLETETNHAEIGKLNRLFHMSLYHKAPNGKLLDLVERELNEEERFLRFHLSSMGLGKLSQDDHRALLDAARAKDIDKAIGLLELHLEKASVTMRRYLEQQSNR
- the lapG gene encoding cysteine protease LapG; the protein is MAAPSPVLRSLRWLCSALLLAGLLLGGLRADWDFAQISRRAQAIYGPLGEGQQRIDAWQQLLATQKQIPELEQLKVVNLFFNKQVRYVEDIDLWHEVDYWETPIQALWKGAGDCEDYAIAKYFSLRHLGVSSDKLRITYVKALRQNRAHMVLTYYATPEAMPLVLDSLIDGIQPASQRTDLLPVYSFNAEGLWLPGAKGNKKVGDTKRLSRWQDVLKKMQAEGFPVETTN
- a CDS encoding DUF3050 domain-containing protein, whose protein sequence is MQPTKEQLFLKKHELGQHPVFSEITSIDLLRRFMESHVFAVWDFMSLTKRLQRELTCVHLPWLPPADPHAARLINEIVLGEESDDRPGAGYCSHFELYLDAMREVGADTRAIEQFITLQQEGVSPETALESVEVEPAAARFVRQTLHTALHAPAHSVAAAFVHGRESVIPQMFQRMLDAWGIGLDQAPTFRYYLQRHIEVDSEDHGPAAEKLLARLIDGDPQRETEVLAAALAAVHSRAALWDGLRQSMAQPVAQVMP
- a CDS encoding non-ribosomal peptide synthetase, translating into MRRLEIAVSGTSQAMAELAQELELHGHGVVAHESLASHDAVDVLIDDGTAPSVIQARLCLQVRVALQAIPDQALPQSVVVIHDGAQRLLSRQMIAEHSDGNGQSLRLRTLAAVVEDGARLVSQFSRDETCFDHWPTVQADAADQPLQALDALEPLAFEHRLNRPPVPLLLTAAEVPVMHSIEQRMLDDATQPALWVDGQLTDYKSLRGLALRLQHAMLEKLRQASDQPLVIGVCLPKSAPLYAAILAVLGCGAVYLPLDPQHPAQRRRFILENARADLLLHDGDSDLDDLMLPTLNVHRLPASKPGIPTSLIRRVMAIDEPAVAIYTSGTTGQPKGVLLSHRNLSHFCAWYGDYVGLQRDSRALQFSTINFDASLLDILPTFIQGAVLVVPSEDQRRDPQQLVELMGAQQVTHAFLPPALLSVMPLEAPLGLAHLITGGDVCEPFVIEQLAPQCRFHNIYGPTETTVLATTRQFGIGDNNRNLGVPIANGRVLILDEQLQPVPQGTPGELYIAGPGVGLGYLNDPTLTATRYLNLTLPAGQTLRVYRTGDIGQWTDSGIELSGRRDNQVKIRGFRVEPEEIEHCLRDSQLFRQVAVGVDERRRILAFLVHPREERPGAALQALREHVQNTLPSYMHPAAYVELPSLPYTSNGKVDRRALLATAVQVHVGSQRRQPQNALETQLQQLWAELLELPVEDIATDESFFNLGGHSILLSQLLLSIRQTFGRSLSINRFIEAPTLMTLAQLLDDSGQSSASTLSPQAFIDAEAELNLDPLPISQCGDVHKVLVTGANSFLGVHIVEALLAWGATEVACLVRASAEQSAAERFSQALRDNRLSHLDLSRVSVYAADITQPQLGLPDDVYARIDRTFGALVHNAAHVNHVLDYASLAPDNVEPIFECLRLCEGRSKKIFNFVSTLSASSALDADGQVLEQPAAKTPPIYIKNGYNLSKWVGERILQRARERGVLVNLFRPGNISFNSLTGVCQPHKNRLMLMLKGSIQLGQVPDLSLNFDLMPVDFLARFIAFHASRYQPTQAVFNLHNPEPLSWDAYVASFRDSGREFSLVSVADWQRQLGRVDADNALFGVLGFYLNGFEEDIGDISLISHDNARAGVRQMGACYPEKSPALLRRGADYLKAIDFI
- the lapD gene encoding cyclic di-GMP receptor LapD; amino-acid sequence: MSLFKQLLIAICLFLVVAFSGSFMVSLESSRAQYVNQLRSHAQDAATALALSLTPNIDDPAMVELMVSSIFDSGYYASIRVVDVATDKTLVERTGTPDAGSVPQWFIKLIGLEPAGGDAIVSRGWEQAARVEVVSHPMFALAKLWQSALGSLGWLLLCGAVSAVLGALLLRRQLKPLDYMVHQSHAIARREFLSLPELPRTPELRRVVQAMNQMVEKLKALFQEQAERSEKLRVESYQDNLTGLANRRYFEMQLNARVSNPEQASSGYLLLLRVKDLAGLNQRLGGQRTDQLLMAVGEQLLRECARHPETHNLVTRIRGGEFAVLAPGLVRDEALQLAQNLENALASLHATGATDVASVASIGLAPFIHGDSPQAVLQLGDQALAQAESQGEPGWACLDHSASASVGDDHHAWHTLLDQALSHQRFELYFQPVVAAQDTQVVLHYKVLSRLLDEHGQTIPAGRFLPWLERFGWTARLDRLMLEQVLKQMAGHEQSLALNLSSATLADPQALNKIFEILRAHSNLGPRLTLEIGEEQLPEQAVLEQLTRRLRELGFSLSLQRFGGRFSMIGNLSRLGLAYLKIDGSYIRAIDQESDKRLFIEAIQRAAHSIDLPLIAERVETDGELAVIREMGLFGVQGQLVGEPRRWG